One window of the Camelina sativa cultivar DH55 chromosome 1, Cs, whole genome shotgun sequence genome contains the following:
- the LOC104724247 gene encoding transcription factor MYB108-like, which yields MDDKGRSSKNNNNMEDEMDLKRGPWTAEEDFKLMNYIATNGEGRWNSLSRCAGLQRTGKSCRLRWLNYLRPDVRRGNITLEEQLLILELHSRWGNRWSKIAQYLPGRTDNEIKNYWRTRVQKHAKQLKCDVNSQQFKDTMKYLWMPRLVERIQSASASAAATTTTTTNTTGSAGTSSCMTTSNNQFMNYDYNNNMGQQFGVMSNNDYITPENSSVAVSPVSDLTEYYSASNPNPEYYSGQMGNSYYPDQNMVGPQLLPENYFDYSGLLDEDLTAMQEQSNLNWFENINGAASSSDSLWNIGESDEDFWFLQQQQQQQLNNNGSF from the exons ATGGATGACAAAGGAAGAAGctcaaagaacaacaacaacatggaaGACGAAATGGACCTCAAGAGAGGTCCCTGGACCGCTGAAGAAGATTTTAAGCTCATGAATTACATTGCTACTAATGGAGAAGGTCGATGGAACTCTCTTTCTCGTTGCGCAG GACTCCAACGCACCGGTAAAAGCTGTAGACTGCGGTGGTTAAACTATCTCCGCCCTGATGTCCGCCGTGGAAACATTACACTCGAAGAACAACTCTTGATCCTCGAACTTCATTCCCGTTGGGGCAATAG ATGGTCAAAAATCGCACAATATTTACCGGGGAGAACGGACAACGAGATCAAAAACTACTGGAGAACACGGGTGCAAAAACATGCAAAGCAGTTGAAATGTGATGTGAACAGCCAACAATTCAAAGACACAATGAAGTACTTATGGATGCCTCGGCTAGTCGAGAGGATCCAATCCGCCTCAGCCTCCGCagcagccaccaccaccacaaccaccaaCACCACGGGATCAGCCGGCACGTCATCTTGCATGACAACCTCTAACAATCAATTCATGAATTAtgactacaacaacaacatgggACAACAGTTTGGTGTAATGAGCAACAACGATTACATCACGCCAGAAAATTCCAGCGTGGCAGTGTCTCCGGTGTCAGACTTGACGGAGTACTACAGCGCTTCAAACCCGAACCCGGAATACTACTCGGGTCAAATGGGGAATAGTTATTATCCGGATCAGAATATGGTGGGTCCACAGTTATTACCGGAGAATTATTTCGATTACAGTGGATTATTGGACGAAGATCTAACGGCTATGCAAGAGCAAAGCAACCTCAACTGGTTTGAAAACATTAATGGTGCTGCTTCCTCTTCAGACAGTTTATGGAACATTGGAGAAAGTGATGAAGACTTCTGGTTCctacagcagcagcagcaacaacagctcAACAATAATGGTAGCTTCTGA